The following proteins come from a genomic window of Achromobacter sp. AONIH1:
- a CDS encoding CusA/CzcA family heavy metal efflux RND transporter: MFERLIRFAIEQRWMVLFVTLAMAAVGIYNYSRLSIDAVPDITNVQVQINTAAPGYSPLETEQRVTYPIETVMAGLPGLEQTRSLSRYGLSQVTVIFNDSTNIYFARQLVNERLQQARENLPEGISATLGPISTGLGEIYFWTVEAEDGARKPDGSPYTSTDLREIQDWVVKPQVRNIPGVTEINSIGGYAKEYLVAPNTEQLASYGLSLTDIMTALDRNNANIGAGYIERKGEQYLIRAPGQVQSVDDIGNVLLTAVNGQAIRVRDVAEVSIGRELRTGAATDNGKEVVLGTAFMLIGENSRTVSLAVSDRIAAINKTLPEGVKLITAYDRSNLVDKAIATVKKNLLEGATLVIVILFLFLGNIRAALITAMVIPLSMLFTFTGMVTYKVSANLMSLGALDFGIIIDGAVVIVENCVRRLSHAQAHHGRPLTRSERFHEVFAAAREARRPLLFGQLIIMVVYLPIFALTGVEGRMFHPMALTVVLALLGAMILSVTFVPAAVAMFMGNKVAEKENRLMSWAKRRYEPLLDMALRRTPRVLIAATVFMVACGVLASRMGSEFIPSLNEGDMAIQALRIPGTSLSQSLEMQKQLEVRLKEKFPEIERIFARTGTAEIASDPMPPNISDGYIMLKPMDQWPAPRKTHAELLAAIQEEAGKMPGNNYEFSQPIQLRFNELISGVRSDVAVKIFGDDNDVLNRTAAEVAESLNKIPGASEVKVEQTTGLPVLTVNIDRARAARYGLSLADVQDTLAIAVGGRAAGTYYQGDRRFDIVVRLPESVRESIPALRKLPIALPKADGQAQTAYIPLSEVASLDLSPGPNQVSREDGKRRIVISANVRGRDLGSFVSEAADVIERDVKIPAGYWTTWGGTFEQLQSAAQRLQIVVPAALVLVFALLFAMFGNVKDGLLVFTGIPFALTGGIISLWLRGMPLSITAAVGFIALCGVAVLNGLVMLSFINGLRQEGKPLDEAVREGALTRLRPVLMTALVASLGFVPMALATGTGAEVQRPLATVVIGGIISSTILTLLVLPALYRLLHRKDAEELELAESARVARDNA; the protein is encoded by the coding sequence ATGTTTGAACGCCTGATCCGCTTTGCCATCGAACAGCGCTGGATGGTGCTGTTCGTCACGCTGGCCATGGCCGCCGTCGGCATCTACAACTACTCGCGGCTGTCCATCGACGCCGTGCCCGATATCACCAACGTGCAGGTGCAGATCAACACGGCCGCGCCTGGCTATTCGCCGCTGGAAACCGAGCAGCGCGTCACCTACCCGATCGAAACCGTGATGGCCGGCCTGCCCGGCCTGGAACAGACCCGCTCACTGTCGCGCTACGGGCTGTCGCAGGTCACGGTGATCTTCAACGACAGCACCAACATCTATTTCGCGCGCCAGCTGGTCAACGAACGACTGCAGCAAGCGCGCGAGAATCTTCCCGAAGGCATATCGGCCACGCTGGGGCCGATCTCGACCGGCCTGGGCGAGATCTACTTTTGGACGGTCGAGGCCGAGGACGGCGCGCGCAAGCCCGACGGCTCGCCCTATACCTCCACCGACCTGCGCGAGATCCAGGACTGGGTGGTCAAGCCGCAGGTGCGCAACATTCCCGGCGTGACGGAAATCAATTCCATCGGCGGCTACGCCAAGGAATACCTGGTGGCGCCGAACACCGAGCAGCTGGCGTCCTACGGTCTGTCGCTGACCGACATCATGACGGCGCTGGACCGCAACAACGCCAACATCGGCGCCGGCTACATCGAGCGCAAGGGCGAGCAGTACCTGATCCGGGCGCCGGGACAGGTCCAGTCTGTCGACGATATCGGCAACGTGCTGCTCACCGCCGTGAACGGCCAGGCCATCCGCGTGCGCGACGTGGCCGAGGTGTCCATCGGCCGCGAGCTGCGCACCGGCGCGGCCACCGACAATGGCAAGGAAGTGGTGCTGGGCACGGCCTTCATGCTGATCGGCGAGAACAGCCGGACCGTATCGCTGGCCGTGTCCGATCGCATCGCCGCCATCAACAAGACGCTGCCCGAGGGCGTGAAGCTGATCACGGCCTACGACCGCAGCAATCTGGTGGACAAGGCCATCGCCACCGTCAAGAAGAACCTGCTGGAAGGCGCCACGCTGGTCATCGTGATCCTGTTCCTGTTCCTGGGCAACATCCGGGCGGCGCTGATCACGGCCATGGTCATCCCGCTGTCCATGCTGTTCACCTTCACCGGCATGGTCACGTACAAGGTCAGCGCCAACCTCATGAGCCTGGGCGCGCTGGACTTCGGCATCATCATCGACGGCGCCGTCGTGATCGTGGAGAACTGCGTGCGGCGCTTGAGCCATGCCCAGGCCCATCACGGCCGGCCGCTGACCCGCAGCGAGCGCTTCCACGAGGTCTTCGCCGCCGCGCGCGAAGCGCGCCGGCCACTGCTGTTCGGCCAGCTCATCATCATGGTGGTGTACCTGCCCATCTTCGCGCTGACCGGCGTGGAAGGGCGCATGTTCCACCCCATGGCGCTGACCGTAGTGCTGGCGCTGCTGGGCGCGATGATCCTGTCGGTGACATTCGTGCCCGCCGCCGTGGCCATGTTCATGGGCAACAAGGTGGCCGAGAAGGAAAACCGCCTGATGAGCTGGGCCAAGCGCCGCTACGAGCCTTTGCTCGACATGGCGCTGCGCCGCACGCCGCGCGTGCTGATCGCGGCAACCGTATTCATGGTCGCCTGCGGCGTGCTGGCCTCGCGCATGGGCAGCGAGTTCATTCCCAGCCTGAACGAAGGCGACATGGCGATCCAGGCGCTGCGCATTCCCGGCACCAGCCTGAGCCAGTCGCTGGAGATGCAGAAACAGCTGGAAGTACGCCTGAAAGAGAAATTCCCCGAGATCGAACGGATCTTCGCGCGCACCGGCACGGCCGAGATCGCCTCGGACCCGATGCCGCCGAACATCTCCGACGGCTACATCATGCTCAAGCCCATGGATCAATGGCCCGCGCCGCGCAAGACCCATGCCGAGCTGCTGGCCGCGATCCAGGAAGAAGCAGGCAAGATGCCGGGCAACAACTATGAGTTCTCCCAGCCCATCCAGCTGCGCTTCAACGAGCTGATCTCCGGCGTGCGCAGCGACGTGGCCGTGAAGATCTTCGGCGACGACAACGACGTGCTCAACCGCACGGCCGCCGAAGTGGCCGAGTCGCTGAACAAGATTCCCGGCGCGTCCGAGGTCAAGGTCGAGCAGACCACCGGCCTGCCGGTGCTCACCGTGAACATCGACCGGGCCCGCGCGGCGCGCTACGGGCTGAGTCTGGCCGACGTGCAGGACACGCTGGCGATCGCCGTGGGCGGGCGCGCGGCCGGCACGTACTACCAGGGCGACCGGCGCTTCGACATCGTGGTGCGGCTGCCGGAATCGGTGCGCGAGAGCATTCCCGCCCTGCGCAAGCTGCCCATCGCCCTGCCCAAGGCTGACGGGCAGGCGCAGACGGCCTACATCCCGCTGTCCGAGGTCGCCAGCCTGGACCTGTCGCCCGGCCCCAACCAGGTCTCGCGCGAGGACGGCAAGCGCCGCATCGTGATCAGCGCCAACGTGCGCGGCCGCGACCTGGGCTCGTTCGTGTCCGAGGCGGCGGACGTGATCGAACGCGACGTCAAGATCCCGGCGGGCTACTGGACCACCTGGGGCGGCACGTTCGAGCAGCTGCAATCGGCGGCCCAGCGCCTGCAGATCGTGGTGCCGGCCGCGCTGGTGCTGGTGTTCGCGCTGCTGTTCGCCATGTTCGGCAATGTCAAGGACGGCCTGCTGGTCTTCACCGGCATTCCCTTCGCGCTGACAGGCGGCATCATCTCGCTGTGGCTGCGCGGCATGCCGCTGTCGATCACGGCGGCGGTGGGCTTCATCGCGCTGTGCGGCGTGGCGGTGCTCAACGGCCTGGTGATGCTGTCATTCATCAACGGATTGCGCCAGGAAGGCAAGCCGCTGGACGAAGCGGTGCGCGAAGGTGCGCTGACGCGGCTGCGGCCGGTGCTGATGACGGCGCTGGTGGCCTCGCTGGGCTTCGTGCCCATGGCCCTCGCCACCGGCACCGGCGCCGAGGTGCAGCGCCCGCTGGCCACCGTGGTGATCGGCGGCATCATCTCCTCGACCATCCTGACCCTGCTGGTGCTGCCCGCGCTGTACCGCCTGCTGCACCGCAAGGACGCCGAGGAGCTGGAACTGGCCGAATCAGCCCGCGTGGCCCGCGACAACGCATGA
- a CDS encoding efflux RND transporter periplasmic adaptor subunit — MTMQILRFPPGRSRARTLTVALLAAASLLAATGAAADEKPGAAGHADHAPTEKGPQGGALTRAGGNGVELLVSESGGSSRLRLWAYAGSKPVATGEIKARVRVLRPNGVVEELRLEPSDGALVSTQDIAEPHYFEIEAEVNWPGQAEPLKASLEKDEGLIALTAEQVAAAGIRSAVAAPAALEATSQFPGEIKFNADRTAHIVPRLAGVAQEAPVELGQMVKKGELLAALSSTALSDLRSEWLAAVKRRDLAAATHQRELKLWREQVTAEQDYQQARTALQEAQIAVQNAEQKLAAVGATPRAKDLSRLEIRAPFDGVIVEKHITLGEALADNVNIFTLSDLRTVWAEFSIAAKDLQDVRVGEAARVSSASFTGSAMGKVSYIGSLLGQQTRTATARVTLENPDMAWRPGLFVSVNVVTSQRDVPVAIAADAVQTVEDQPSVFIEVPGGFLAQPVKLGKAAGDQAEVLSGLAPGVRYVTDNAFVLKSELGKASADHGH, encoded by the coding sequence ATGACCATGCAAATCCTGCGCTTTCCCCCTGGCCGCTCCCGCGCGCGGACCCTGACTGTCGCGCTGCTGGCGGCCGCGAGCCTGCTGGCCGCCACGGGCGCGGCCGCCGACGAAAAGCCCGGCGCCGCCGGCCACGCCGACCACGCGCCAACCGAAAAGGGCCCGCAAGGCGGCGCCCTGACCCGCGCCGGCGGCAACGGCGTCGAACTGCTGGTCAGCGAATCCGGCGGTTCCTCACGCCTGCGCCTGTGGGCCTACGCCGGCTCCAAGCCGGTCGCGACGGGCGAGATCAAGGCCCGCGTCCGCGTGCTGCGCCCGAATGGCGTCGTGGAAGAACTGCGCCTTGAGCCATCCGATGGCGCGCTGGTCAGCACCCAGGACATCGCCGAACCGCACTATTTCGAGATCGAAGCCGAGGTGAACTGGCCCGGCCAGGCCGAGCCGCTGAAGGCGTCGCTGGAAAAGGACGAAGGCCTGATCGCGCTCACCGCCGAGCAGGTTGCCGCGGCCGGCATCCGCAGCGCCGTCGCCGCGCCCGCCGCGCTGGAAGCCACCTCGCAGTTCCCCGGTGAAATCAAGTTCAACGCCGACCGCACCGCGCACATCGTGCCGCGCCTGGCCGGCGTCGCACAGGAGGCCCCCGTCGAGCTGGGCCAGATGGTCAAGAAGGGCGAGCTGCTGGCCGCGCTGTCCAGCACGGCCCTGTCCGACCTGCGCAGCGAATGGCTGGCCGCCGTCAAGCGGCGCGACCTGGCCGCCGCCACTCACCAGCGCGAGCTCAAGCTGTGGCGCGAGCAGGTCACCGCCGAACAGGATTACCAGCAGGCACGCACCGCCTTGCAGGAAGCGCAGATCGCGGTGCAGAACGCCGAGCAGAAGCTGGCCGCCGTGGGCGCCACGCCGCGCGCGAAGGACCTGAGCCGGCTGGAGATCCGCGCGCCGTTCGACGGCGTGATCGTCGAAAAGCACATCACGCTGGGCGAGGCGCTGGCCGACAACGTCAATATCTTCACGCTATCCGACCTGCGCACCGTCTGGGCGGAATTCTCGATCGCGGCCAAGGATCTGCAGGACGTGCGCGTGGGCGAGGCCGCCCGCGTCAGCTCGGCGTCGTTTACGGGCAGCGCGATGGGCAAGGTGTCCTATATCGGCTCGCTGCTGGGGCAGCAGACCCGCACGGCTACCGCGCGCGTCACGCTGGAGAATCCCGACATGGCCTGGCGGCCCGGCCTGTTCGTCTCGGTCAACGTGGTCACCAGCCAGCGCGACGTGCCGGTGGCGATCGCCGCCGACGCGGTGCAGACGGTGGAAGACCAGCCCTCGGTGTTCATCGAAGTGCCCGGCGGCTTCCTGGCGCAGCCGGTCAAGCTGGGCAAGGCCGCGGGCGACCAGGCGGAAGTGCTGTCCGGCCTGGCCCCGGGCGTGCGCTACGTGACGGACAACGCCTTCGTGCTGAAGTCCGAGCTGGGCAAGGCCAGCGCCGACCACGGTCACTGA
- a CDS encoding TolC family protein, whose product MRPSLIPLALAAALLAAPAWSQPPASFLAPPSTAIAPSGDPAAPNAPLTLEQALSIAFERSPLLAAARNEAAATEGELQQAGLLPNPSIDVSMDDRRKASRTTTTTLSMPIETGGKRGARVKAAGLARDIAQTDLGAARADLRSTVIAAFFDVATAQETVRVAQENASIAQKALQLADKRVAAGKAPPLESNAARVELANARIDARAAEAALQVARRGLAVLWGEATPAFASVRGDIGQLPARGTLDELNAELARSPRLQAGKLAVDLGAARLEVEKSKRYPDITLSTGVARDYEAKRNKVQFGVGIPLPLFDRNQGNVYAATMRSYKARDQYRDLEARLSAELLQSVSQFDLAAGAANDYRATVLPSARRAYDSALKGFEAGKVGYLQVLDAQRTRSQAELGYLSTLTNAYQAWANIDRLIGR is encoded by the coding sequence ATGCGCCCATCCCTGATACCGCTGGCCCTGGCGGCCGCCCTGCTGGCCGCGCCGGCCTGGAGCCAGCCGCCCGCTTCGTTCCTGGCGCCGCCTTCGACCGCCATTGCGCCCTCCGGCGATCCAGCCGCGCCCAACGCGCCGCTGACGCTGGAACAGGCCCTGTCCATCGCCTTCGAACGCAGTCCCCTGCTGGCCGCAGCGCGCAACGAAGCCGCCGCGACCGAAGGCGAATTGCAGCAGGCGGGCCTGCTGCCCAATCCCAGCATCGACGTCAGCATGGACGATCGGCGCAAGGCATCGCGCACGACCACCACCACGCTCAGCATGCCGATCGAGACCGGCGGCAAGCGCGGCGCGCGCGTCAAGGCCGCCGGACTGGCGCGCGACATCGCGCAGACCGACCTGGGCGCGGCCCGCGCCGATCTGCGCTCGACCGTGATCGCGGCCTTCTTCGACGTGGCCACCGCGCAGGAAACCGTGCGCGTCGCGCAGGAGAACGCAAGCATTGCCCAGAAGGCGCTGCAACTGGCCGACAAGCGCGTGGCCGCCGGCAAGGCGCCGCCGCTGGAAAGCAACGCGGCGCGCGTGGAGCTGGCCAATGCCCGCATCGACGCGCGCGCGGCCGAAGCCGCGCTGCAGGTCGCCCGGCGCGGCCTGGCCGTGCTGTGGGGCGAAGCGACGCCTGCGTTCGCCAGCGTGCGCGGCGACATCGGCCAGTTGCCGGCGCGCGGCACGCTGGATGAGCTGAACGCCGAGTTGGCGCGGTCACCGCGACTACAGGCCGGAAAGCTGGCGGTGGACCTGGGCGCCGCACGGTTGGAAGTCGAGAAAAGCAAGCGCTACCCGGACATCACGCTGAGCACCGGCGTGGCCCGCGACTATGAGGCGAAACGCAACAAGGTCCAGTTCGGCGTGGGCATTCCGCTGCCGCTGTTCGATCGCAATCAGGGCAATGTCTATGCCGCCACGATGCGCTCATACAAGGCGCGCGACCAGTACCGCGACCTGGAGGCGCGGCTGTCGGCCGAGCTGCTGCAATCGGTCTCCCAGTTCGACCTGGCGGCGGGCGCGGCCAATGACTACCGCGCCACGGTGCTGCCCAGCGCGCGCCGCGCTTACGACAGCGCGCTCAAGGGCTTCGAAGCCGGCAAGGTCGGCTATCTGCAGGTGCTGGACGCCCAACGCACCCGCTCGCAGGCCGAACTGGGCTACCTGTCCACCCTGACCAACGCCTACCAGGCCTGGGCCAATATCGACCGCCTCATCGGACGCTGA
- a CDS encoding DUF4148 domain-containing protein: protein MKTRHAAALSLCAALALPFAASASNVWHQTDTEIGYAIAPEHATGGKSRAQVDSELAAAKADPGKWFLAYRNLGTPGWYKQGTALTRDEVQAEVRNMSAQERARLNSIYTPG, encoded by the coding sequence ATGAAAACCCGTCACGCCGCCGCCCTGTCGCTCTGCGCCGCGCTCGCCCTGCCCTTCGCCGCCAGCGCCTCGAACGTCTGGCACCAGACCGATACCGAGATCGGCTACGCCATCGCGCCCGAACACGCAACCGGCGGCAAGAGCCGGGCCCAGGTGGACAGCGAGCTGGCCGCCGCCAAGGCCGATCCGGGCAAGTGGTTCCTGGCCTATCGCAATCTGGGCACGCCGGGCTGGTACAAGCAAGGCACCGCGCTCACCCGCGACGAGGTACAGGCAGAGGTGCGCAACATGAGCGCGCAAGAGCGCGCCCGCCTGAACAGCATCTACACCCCGGGCTGA
- a CDS encoding heavy metal response regulator transcription factor — protein sequence MKVLVIEDEKKLAEYLRLALTEHNYVVDVAMDGISGLHLARESQYDLILLDVMLPGMDGFSVLRELRKSDRVPVLMLTARDKIEDRVKGLRDGADDYLVKPFALSELLARVLALGRRSGQNQAEVGGQNVLRVGDLELDLLRRRASRGGVRLDLTAKEFTLLALLMRKQGEVLSRLELAEQVWDINFNSNTNVVEVAVRRLRGKVDDPFDQKLLHTVRGMGYVLELRED from the coding sequence ATGAAAGTACTGGTAATCGAAGACGAGAAGAAACTGGCCGAATACCTGCGCCTGGCGCTGACGGAACACAACTATGTGGTGGACGTCGCGATGGACGGGATCAGCGGCCTGCATCTGGCTCGCGAAAGCCAGTACGACCTCATCCTGCTCGATGTGATGCTGCCCGGCATGGACGGCTTCTCGGTGCTGCGCGAATTGCGCAAGAGCGACCGCGTGCCGGTGCTGATGCTGACGGCGCGCGACAAGATCGAGGACCGAGTCAAGGGGTTGCGCGACGGCGCCGACGACTATCTGGTCAAGCCCTTCGCCCTGTCGGAGCTGCTGGCGCGCGTGCTGGCGCTGGGCCGGCGCAGCGGCCAGAACCAGGCCGAGGTCGGCGGGCAGAACGTGCTGCGCGTGGGCGATCTGGAACTGGACCTGTTGCGCCGGCGCGCCTCGCGCGGCGGCGTCCGGCTGGACCTGACGGCCAAGGAATTCACGCTGCTGGCGCTGCTGATGCGCAAGCAGGGTGAGGTGCTGTCGAGGCTGGAGCTGGCCGAGCAGGTATGGGACATCAATTTCAACAGCAACACCAATGTGGTCGAGGTCGCGGTGCGACGCCTGCGCGGCAAGGTCGACGACCCCTTTGACCAGAAGCTGCTGCACACGGTGCGCGGCATGGGCTACGTGCTGGAACTGCGGGAAGACTGA
- a CDS encoding heavy metal sensor histidine kinase, which yields MMQPRSGSLRRWLSRWLAMLTFLGLGGVCLAVYYATNLNLQTRQEALLQQKMEVIRHLVDENAATGDSTTLRHKLSDFFYGRPDFSLVLEIDGAKTAFGADIAEDEDHAHERRIMFSLPAPGTPGDAMHAELVLDITSDLHLRAALAWTLIACAFVGAAAVSGIAALLVRRAMAPVDELGRQAARLAPDRIGERLDESGQSEEIQPLVRQFNAVLQRLERAYVQMEGFNADVAHEMRTPLATLIGQTELALSGRRSEAVLRDVMGSNLEELQRLSGMVNDMLFLSQADRGAQARGVWVDRLSEVLGEVADYHEAEAQERGLTLAVSGEAAACIDRPLLQRAVSNLVSNAVRYADAGSTIRIHVSHDDEHALIAVSNAGEPIAKEHLPRLFHRFYRGDEARGFDANHHGLGLAIVAAIARMHGGRPFAASEGRDITIGFCLSARKITEN from the coding sequence CTGATGCAGCCGCGCTCCGGCTCCCTGCGCCGCTGGCTCTCGCGCTGGCTGGCGATGCTGACGTTCCTGGGGCTGGGCGGGGTATGCCTGGCGGTGTACTACGCCACCAACCTGAACCTGCAGACCCGCCAGGAAGCGCTGCTGCAACAGAAGATGGAAGTCATCCGCCACCTGGTCGACGAGAACGCCGCCACCGGCGATTCGACCACCCTGCGGCACAAGCTAAGCGATTTCTTCTATGGCCGCCCGGATTTTTCCCTGGTGCTGGAGATCGATGGCGCCAAGACCGCGTTCGGCGCAGACATCGCCGAGGATGAGGATCACGCGCACGAGCGGCGCATCATGTTCTCGCTGCCAGCGCCGGGCACACCGGGCGATGCCATGCACGCCGAGCTGGTGCTGGACATCACGTCCGACCTGCATCTGCGCGCCGCGCTGGCCTGGACCCTGATCGCCTGCGCCTTCGTGGGCGCGGCCGCGGTGTCGGGCATCGCGGCGCTGCTGGTGCGGCGCGCCATGGCCCCCGTGGACGAGCTGGGGCGGCAGGCGGCGCGGCTGGCGCCGGACCGCATCGGCGAACGGCTGGACGAAAGCGGACAGTCCGAGGAAATCCAGCCGCTGGTGCGGCAGTTCAATGCCGTGCTGCAGCGCCTGGAGCGGGCTTATGTGCAGATGGAGGGCTTCAACGCCGACGTGGCGCACGAGATGCGCACGCCGTTGGCCACGCTGATCGGCCAGACCGAGCTGGCGCTGAGCGGTCGCCGTTCCGAGGCGGTGCTGCGCGATGTCATGGGCTCCAACCTGGAAGAGCTGCAGCGGCTGTCCGGCATGGTCAACGACATGTTGTTCCTGTCACAGGCCGACCGTGGCGCGCAGGCGCGCGGCGTCTGGGTCGACCGGCTTTCCGAGGTGCTGGGCGAGGTGGCCGACTACCACGAGGCCGAGGCGCAGGAGCGCGGGCTGACGCTGGCCGTGTCGGGCGAGGCCGCCGCCTGCATCGACCGCCCGCTGTTGCAGCGGGCGGTGTCAAATCTGGTGTCGAACGCGGTGCGCTACGCGGATGCGGGAAGCACGATACGCATCCATGTTTCGCACGACGATGAGCACGCGCTGATCGCCGTCAGCAATGCGGGCGAACCGATAGCGAAGGAACACCTGCCCAGGCTGTTCCACCGCTTCTATCGCGGCGACGAAGCGCGCGGCTTCGACGCCAACCATCACGGGCTGGGACTGGCCATCGTCGCGGCCATCGCCCGCATGCACGGCGGCCGGCCCTTCGCGGCTTCCGAGGGCCGCGACATCACCATCGGCTTCTGCCTGTCGGCGCGCAAGATTACCGAAAACTAA
- a CDS encoding DUF4148 domain-containing protein, whose protein sequence is MKRSIAASSCTLALVLSTSALAQGPAGGNPQAYAAPRQAAAMASAPGDASAPLTRAQVLADLAVWKKSGMSDLYRGNQEPDVYSAKYRKRYAEYLRLRNGPEYQAALRREQERGN, encoded by the coding sequence ATGAAACGTTCCATTGCTGCGTCGTCCTGCACGCTGGCCCTGGTCCTGTCCACGAGCGCCCTCGCGCAGGGACCGGCCGGCGGCAACCCCCAAGCCTATGCCGCGCCGCGCCAGGCCGCCGCCATGGCGTCCGCGCCGGGCGATGCGTCGGCGCCGCTGACGCGCGCTCAGGTGCTGGCCGATCTGGCCGTGTGGAAGAAGTCCGGCATGTCCGATCTGTATCGCGGCAACCAGGAACCCGACGTCTACAGCGCCAAGTACCGCAAGCGCTATGCGGAGTACCTGCGCCTGCGCAACGGCCCCGAGTACCAGGCCGCGCTGCGCCGCGAGCAGGAGCGGGGCAACTGA
- a CDS encoding bifunctional UDP-sugar hydrolase/5'-nucleotidase: MDWKQDWKRHCARATMLGMMALVAACGGSDDDDDSPAPTPPTTPPVAARPMELTILHINDHHSNLDSKKKDFKLKNAAGATVTVNADAGGFARVTGAIKALSAASPNVLKLHAGDATTGTLYFNRAGDPGEADAAMMNTVCFDAMTLGNHEFDKGDSGLKRFIDLLHKGACQTPVLSANVTFGANSALNPSRAPGLVKPSIVLQRDGQSIGLVGLTIANKTQQSSSPDPGTVFGDETAAAQQQIDALRAQGVNKIIVMSHIGYDYDKQIIPNLSGVDVVVGGDSHTLLGPAGMAGYGVGSPAGAYPTEVKNKDGKRVCLVQAWEYSQVVGELKVSFDANGDVTACAGTPHVLMGSAYKIGGAAVSPADQAAIAADIKASGFLYPQEPDAGALAVLQPFKAKVDTFSASQVAKVPQELCSRRVPGGPGSRDYSRSGVDCNTLGSVSLRGGDIQQLVAQAYLEVGNASYGGADISLQSGGGVRVPLKGTVTAANVIEVVPFGNMLWRLNVTGAEVKSMLEDGMQAVYGPGGSTGPYPYTGGLRFDVNAAQPQGSRVSNIEVYDAATSSWGPLDASRTYKLFVLSFNATGGDGYKTLANVPAARRQDIGVLDADVLQAYIDKQAKDPATGLPVLNLLPISQYSTKSYTE, encoded by the coding sequence ATGGACTGGAAGCAAGACTGGAAGCGGCATTGCGCGCGCGCGACGATGCTGGGAATGATGGCGCTGGTGGCCGCCTGCGGCGGCAGCGACGATGACGACGACAGCCCGGCGCCGACCCCGCCCACCACGCCGCCCGTGGCCGCCCGGCCGATGGAGCTGACGATCCTGCACATCAACGATCATCACTCCAATCTGGACAGCAAGAAGAAGGACTTCAAGCTCAAGAACGCCGCCGGCGCGACCGTGACGGTCAACGCCGACGCCGGTGGCTTCGCCCGCGTGACGGGCGCCATCAAGGCGCTCTCGGCCGCCTCGCCCAATGTGCTCAAGCTGCACGCCGGTGACGCCACCACCGGCACCCTGTACTTCAACCGCGCCGGCGATCCGGGCGAAGCCGACGCGGCCATGATGAACACGGTCTGCTTCGACGCCATGACGTTGGGCAACCACGAGTTCGACAAGGGCGACAGCGGCCTGAAGCGCTTCATCGACCTGCTGCACAAGGGCGCCTGCCAGACGCCGGTGCTCAGCGCCAACGTGACCTTCGGCGCCAATTCCGCGCTGAACCCCTCGCGCGCGCCCGGCCTGGTCAAGCCCTCCATCGTGCTGCAACGCGACGGCCAGTCCATCGGCCTGGTCGGCCTGACCATCGCCAACAAGACGCAGCAGTCGTCCAGCCCCGATCCCGGCACCGTGTTCGGCGACGAGACCGCCGCCGCGCAGCAGCAGATCGACGCGTTGCGCGCGCAAGGCGTGAACAAGATCATCGTGATGAGCCACATCGGCTACGACTACGACAAGCAGATCATCCCCAACCTGAGCGGCGTGGACGTGGTGGTGGGCGGCGATTCGCACACCCTGCTCGGGCCGGCTGGCATGGCGGGCTACGGCGTCGGCTCGCCGGCCGGCGCCTACCCCACCGAAGTCAAGAACAAGGATGGCAAGCGCGTCTGCCTGGTGCAGGCCTGGGAATACTCGCAGGTGGTGGGCGAGCTGAAGGTCAGCTTCGACGCCAATGGCGACGTGACGGCCTGCGCCGGCACGCCGCACGTGCTGATGGGCAGCGCCTACAAGATCGGCGGCGCGGCGGTCTCCCCGGCGGACCAGGCCGCCATCGCGGCCGACATCAAGGCCAGCGGCTTCCTGTATCCGCAGGAGCCGGACGCCGGCGCGCTGGCCGTACTGCAGCCCTTCAAGGCCAAGGTCGACACGTTCAGCGCCAGCCAGGTGGCGAAGGTGCCGCAGGAACTGTGCTCGCGCCGCGTGCCGGGCGGGCCCGGCTCGCGCGACTACAGCCGGTCCGGCGTGGATTGCAACACGCTGGGCAGCGTCAGCCTGCGCGGCGGCGACATCCAGCAGCTGGTAGCCCAGGCCTACCTGGAAGTGGGCAACGCCAGCTACGGCGGCGCCGACATCTCGCTGCAAAGCGGCGGCGGCGTGCGCGTGCCGCTCAAGGGCACCGTCACGGCGGCCAATGTGATCGAGGTGGTGCCCTTCGGCAACATGCTGTGGCGCCTGAACGTGACCGGCGCCGAGGTCAAGAGCATGCTGGAAGACGGCATGCAGGCGGTCTACGGCCCGGGCGGATCGACCGGTCCATACCCGTACACGGGCGGCCTGCGCTTCGACGTCAACGCCGCGCAGCCGCAAGGCAGCCGGGTATCCAACATCGAGGTCTACGACGCCGCCACGTCCTCATGGGGTCCGCTGGACGCCAGCCGCACGTACAAGCTCTTCGTGCTGAGCTTCAACGCCACCGGCGGCGACGGCTACAAGACCCTGGCCAATGTGCCGGCCGCGCGCCGGCAGGACATCGGCGTGCTGGATGCCGACGTGCTGCAGGCCTACATTGACAAGCAGGCCAAGGATCCGGCCACCGGCCTGCCGGTGCTGAATCTGCTGCCGATCAGCCAGTACAGCACCAAGTCCTATACCGAGTAG